Genomic segment of Arachis hypogaea cultivar Tifrunner chromosome 16, arahy.Tifrunner.gnm2.J5K5, whole genome shotgun sequence:
ATTTGGAAGTAAATTGAGAAGAAATGTTGCCCGAGGGTCATGGATGCCCAGAGGTGTGTTTGAATTAGAAGATGATGTTCTTAATAATTACATGtggaaaacaattttcatttcttttttaacttttttgaCATGAATTTGGAAGTGATTTGACCATTTATTGGCACTTGctgtttcttttaattttacttgTTCACTTGAAATTTTATTAGAGAATGATTACTTTGAAATTTTCATCTATACTGTGATGGTTCAAAGCCGTTTTCTGGTTTTGaaatgttttatttcatttaccTCATATTAAAATTTTCTTATCATGTGTTGCGAAGTGTTTAGACCTACAGTGACCACATACTTCATGTATCAAATGGGCCttgtagttttatttttattttcgttttcacATTATAGTTTATTTCATGTGATATATGCAATTTTTTTCTGTTACACTCACACatacaagaattaattttaacttGCTGTCTCTGtgttatacacacacacacacacacacacacatacacatatACATGCTATGATGTCTATGCTATGGTGGCTATGGTGTCCCAAAAGGTGTTGCTAAAATTAAAGTAacgtttttattatttaacaacgctttttaatttaaaaaataaaagaaaaagtgttaCCAAAATGTAAAAAAAGCATGGCTTTAATTTTAACTCACACTTGAGCTTGGAATATTATATGGATggttaaaacctaaaccctaagtGGATATATATACAGATACACTTGAGCTTCAAATATTATATGGATGGTAACATGTTAACTCAGTTATATATTACTGACATTTTCCCACTTCTCTTTTATGCAGGCGATGCTTTGAAAAAACTTGAAGAAAGAGGAGTGGTCATACGTTTTGTAATTGGTCGGAGGTTTATACACATACTTATCCTTATTAGTGGTTACATTCATATGATTTTCTTAACAGTTAATGATTATTTATCCACTTTGATTTCCTTGACATAACATAAACAGTTAGTATTATTATAGTTATAAGTGTTTTAAACTTTACTTGGCAGTGCTAATCGAGGTGATAGCTTAGATCGCAATATTGATGAAGAAAATCGCTCAACAAAGGATTTCTTGATTCTTGTAagtgaaatttttttcaaataggcACCAAAAACTGGTTACAATTTGCTAAAATTCAAATTAGTTTGATATTTTTTTACGGTGGTGGATGGTTTTAGCAAACAGGAAGAACTGAATTATAAAATATGCACTTGACTTATTATAGATGCACAATGGGTAATTCCTTGAGGGACATTTATTTATAGACACAATTTTGTGTGAAAGATATTGTTGATATTGATTTATCTTAGACATGCTTACTTGCCTTTGGATCTTGTTAAAGAAGCTAACTGTAGAGATTGATAATTTGTTTTGATTATATCAGGAAGGTCATGAGGAAGCTCAAGAAGAGTTGCCTAAGAAAGCAAAGATCTTCTTTAGTACTGCAGTTCAGAACTGGGATGCTGACTTTTATGTGAAAGTTGATGACAGTATTGACATTGATCTGGGTAAAGATTGTTTATATTTTGATCTCCTTAAATAATGTGTGTTCTTTTTTTTGGTAAGCAGTTAACTGTTTTTTTTCCAATATGAAATTATTGAGACATTTTTTTATATGTTGACTGGCCTAACAGAGGGATTAATTGACCTTCTTAACCGCCGCCGCGGTCAGGATGGGGCATATATTGGATGCATGAAATCTGGAGAAGTGATATCAGAAGAGTACTTTCTTTAACTGAGTGAATTAtgatttcatatattttatttcataataagTTATCCGTGCCCCTTGCCTGCCTATGGTTATGCTTCTGTTTGTTGTTGGTTCTCCTTCACCAAATGTTAAATATGTAACCAAATACAAGTTGAATCTTGCCAGTTTTGGATTAAGCTTATAAGCATCATTTTGGTTGCTTTTCAGGGGCAAGGCATGGTACGAACCTGAATGGTGGAAATTTGGGGATGAAAAGTCGTAAGTGATATAACTTTCTGTGGAAGTTTTTGTTTATTAAAGGAGTGATTTAAGTAGCAATGATTACCTTACTGCAATTACCTTGTCATAACTTAGATGGCAAAACCTTAGCACGATAAGTCTATGTCATCACCACCATTGCCTTTCACTTGTCTTAGTTTGACCAAACGTTCTTGTCATTGCTATTGCTAGCGTCCTAACCTGTAATCTTTATTACGACTAGATCACTAGCATCTTCTTCTTGCTTGATATTATGACCACCTATCATCTGTGTATTGTCACCATTGAAAGTATCTGAAAAGCTGCCTACTGTCCCCACTGCCACTATAGTTTTGGACCCCATCATTAGTGTCAACACTCATCGGTATCTCTACCTGCATTACTGGGTACCAATTGGTTCTTACCAAGCTCATACCAACCATTTCTTAAAACTAATACCAGTCTTTTTCAACGTTTATTCCACTTCTGAACAGAGAACATGAAATAATTAATCTTGGTAATATTATCTAGTACACTCACTAAAAGTAGTTATCAttaaaaagggaaaaggaaagaagatactgacatgttcttttactttcatTGATTTGGGGGAGTCTgctggtttattttattttattgatttggATCTATTTTCTTTAGGTATTTTCGACATGCAGCTGGTTCACTTGttataatttcaaagaatttggcgcAGTATATTAACATAAACAGGTCAGTTCTCTGTTACTTAGGGATTCGGTTAGTAGAAAACTTTGGAAATAAGGTAGGCAGCTTTACTGTGTGGTAAGGCTGCGATAACTCATTTTGGTTGATGACAAGTCAATGGTCTCTGGATGCATTATGGCAAGAGTTCTTTGTTTtctatctcttcttcttcctctaaaaAGAAGGGGAAGAACATCTTAATTGGTTATTTAACTGAGCCATGTTTGAATTGCTGCCTGATTAGGTTTATTAAATTTGCTTCCCCCTTTTACTTGTTTGCTCCTTGGTTTGTGTTTGTCTGTTGGTTTCCGATGGGGATTTTGCTTTGGTTTTCTTCAGCTTTATAATTTCTATTGGAAGATACCATTATCCTCCTCACTTGTATATTGCCTTCCAATcttaataatatttctttttcCATTAAAAAACATATAGTGCATCTTTGAAGACTTATGCCTATGACGATACATCGTTGGGATCTTGGATGATGGGTGTCCAAGCAACGTATATAGACGATATTCGCCTTTGCTGCAGTAGCATCAGTCAAGGTGAAATCCAACTCTCATTTTGTTTTAACAgatgtgtttcttcttctctttttgtatTTTCCCTCTTTTGGAGGGCCGTTGAACAGGGAAGTGGGGTGCATGGATAAAGGCCAATTTTCATATTTCCGGTTTCTGAATTTAACAACACAACTTATCATAA
This window contains:
- the LOC112697512 gene encoding hydroxyproline O-galactosyltransferase HPGT3 is translated as MDTLPTTSSKSERRSGRSKAAQTSKSSLVMAFFSCVAWLYVAGRLWQDAENRNLLATLLKKNSAQRSKVITVEDKLMILGCKDLERRIVEAEMDLTLAKSQGFLKGQSQKSGSSDPKLLAVIGVYTGFGSKLRRNVARGSWMPRGDALKKLEERGVVIRFVIGRSANRGDSLDRNIDEENRSTKDFLILEGHEEAQEELPKKAKIFFSTAVQNWDADFYVKVDDSIDIDLEGLIDLLNRRRGQDGAYIGCMKSGEVISEEGKAWYEPEWWKFGDEKSYFRHAAGSLVIISKNLAQYININSASLKTYAYDDTSLGSWMMGVQATYIDDIRLCCSSISQDKVCSLA